Proteins encoded by one window of Emys orbicularis isolate rEmyOrb1 chromosome 15, rEmyOrb1.hap1, whole genome shotgun sequence:
- the ST14 gene encoding suppressor of tumorigenicity 14 protein yields MKDYRLSEERKMNDYQLSPGRKLKTSDSGLKYNNRKEDMNGLEEGVEFLPTMNAKKVEKRGPKRWVVVTTVLLVFLLVSLIVGLLVWHFKYRRAPVQKVYNGHLVIVNMNFIDAYENSNSTEFAMLSKKVQHTIEEIYKNNRDIGPYHKKTVITAFSEGSVVAYYWSEFIVPAYRAEALDKAMADKQSLIQTVEYKSRNPVLQVKSIVAFPADSSIMQSPGDNSCNFALHAKEGEITSFTTPGFPNSPYPNNARCTWVLRADADSVISLTFKTFDVEPCHEGSDFIRVYNSLSPVEPHTLVMLCGSYPPSYNLTFLSSQNVMLVMLITNAEGRNPGFKAEFFQLPKPTTCSKTLTGESGNFTTPYYPAHYPPNMDCVWNIEVPPTKNVKVRFNLFYVLEPGVPVGSCTKDYVEISNTKYCGERSQFVVASNSNKITVRFHSDQSYADTGFSAEFLSYDSSDPCPGKFTCNTGRCIDKVMRCDGWMDCTDSSDERSCNCTKEQFRCDNGWCKPRFWLCDGVNDCGDNSDELQCKCPDKNFKCRNGKCIPENQKCDGKDDCGDGSDEGTCSKVESISCTDYTYKCRSSGCVSKTNPECDGTKDCADNSDEEHCDCGIRSYSKKTRIVGGQNSEVGEWPWQVSLHVKGQGHICGASLISDKWLVSAAHCFREEGQIRYSDPKLWTAFLGLHDQSDRNNKMVQERSIKSIISNSQFNDFTYDYDIAVLELQSPVTFTTSVQPVCLPDATHDFPSGKEIWVTGWGATAEGGVGATILQKASIRVINQTICNTLLTNQITSRMMCVGFLTGGIDACQGDSGGPLVSVENSNRLFLAGVVSWGDGCAQRNKPGVYTRVSKLRDWIKQHTGI; encoded by the exons GACATGAACGGcctggaggagggggtggagttccTCCCCACCATGAATGCCAAGAAGGTGGAGAAGCGCGGCCCGAAGCGATGGGTGGTGGTGACTACTGTGCTGCTCGTCTTCCTGCTCGTCTCCCTCATTGTCGGCCTCCTGGTGTGGCACTTCAAAT ACCGGAGAGCCCCTGTCCAGAAGGTTTACAATGGCCACCTAGTGATTGTGAATATGAACTTCATTGACGCCTATGAGAACTCCAACTCCACCGAGTTTGCCATGCTCTCCAAGAAGGTGCAGCACACG atcGAGGAGATCTATAAAAATAACCGAGACATTGGCCCTTATCACAAGAAGACAGTAATAACTGCATTCAG TGAAGGCAGCGTGGTTGCCTATTACTGGTCGGAGTTCATCGTCCCGGCATACAGGGCCGAGGCGCTCGACAAGGCCATGGCTGACAAGCAGAGTCTGATCCAAACGGTGGAGTACAAGTCACGGAACCCCGTGCTGCAAGTCAAGTCGATCGTTGCTTTCC CTGCTGATTCCAGTATAATGCAGTCACCAGGAGACA ATAGCTGCAATTTTGCCCTACACGCCAAGGAAGGCGAAATCACCAGCTTCACTACCCCGGGCTTTCCCAACAGCCCGTACCCGAACAATGCTCGGTGCACGTGGGTCCTGAGGGCCGACGCTGACTCCGTCATCAGCCTGACCTTCAAGACCTTCGACGTGGAGCCCTGCCACGAAGGGAGTGACTTCATCAGGGTCTACAACTCCCTGAGCCCCGTGGAACCCCACACCCTTGTGAT gctGTGCGGCAGTTACCCTCCGTCCTACAACCTGACCTTCCTGTCCTCCCAGAATGTCATGCTGGTCATGCTGATCACCAACGCTGAGGGGCGGAACCCTGGCTTCAAGGCGGAGTTCTTCCAGCTCCCGAAGCCTACAA CCTGCAGCAAGACTTTGACAGGAGAAAGTGGAAACTTCACCACCCCTTACTACCCAGCCCACTATCCACCCAACATGGATTGTGTCTGGAACATAGAG GTCCCCCCTACAAAGAACGTGAAGGTGCGTTTCAACCTGTTCTACGTATTGGAACCTGGCGTCCCGGTCGGTTCCTGCACCAAGGATTATGTGGAGATCAGCAATACAAA GTACTGTGGAGAGCGCTCCCAGTTTGTGGTGGCAAGTAACAGCAACAAAATCACGGTCCGGTTCCATTCAGACCAGTCGTACGCAGACACTGGCTTCTCGGCAGAGTTCCTGTCTTACGATTCCAGTGACC cctgtcctggcaAGTTCACCTGCAACACTGGCCGCTGCATTGATAAAGTCATGCGCTGCGACGGCTGGATGGACTGCACGGATTCCAGCGACGAGCGCTCCTGCA atTGCACCAAGGAGCAGTTCAGGTGTGATAACGGCTGGTGCAAGCCACGCTTCTGGCTCTGCGACGGTGTGAATGATTGTGGGGACAACAGTGATGAGCTGCAATGCA AATGCCCAGATAAGAACTTCAAGTGCCGCAACGGGAAATGCATCCCTGAAAACCAGAAATGTGATGGCAAGGATGACTGCGGGGACGGGAGCGACGAGGGCACCTGCAGCAAAG TGGAGTCCATCTCCTGCACGGATTACACCTACAAGTGCCGCAGCAGCGGGTGCGTGAGCAAGACCAACCCTGAGTGCGATGGGACGAAGGACTGTGCTGATAACTCAGACGAGGAGCACTGTG ACTGTGGGATCCGCTCTTACAGCAAGAAGACCCGGATCGTCGGCGGGCAGAACTCAGAAGTGGGCGAGTGGCCGTGGCAGGTCAGCCTGCACGTGAAAGGCCAGGGGCACATCTGTGGGGCCTCGCTGATATCGGACAAGTGGCTGGTGTCCGCAGCACACTGTTTCCGAGAAGAGGGGCAAATCAG GTACTCGGACCCCAAGCTGTGGACGGCCTTTCTAGGGCTTCACGACCAGAGCGACCGTAATAACAAGATGGTGCAAGAGCGGAGCATCAAGAGCATCATCTCCAACTCCCAATTCAACGACTTCACCTACGACTACGACATCGCTGTGCTGGAGCTGCAGAGTCCTGTCACCTTCACCACCTCTGTCCAGCCCGTCTGCCTGCCCGATGCCACCCATGACTTCCCTTCTGGCAAGGAAATCTGGGTGACCGGATGGGGGGCCACCGCGGAAGGAG GTGTTGGTGCCACCATCCTGCAGAAGGCGTCGATTCGGGTGATTAACCAGACCATTTGCAACACACTGCTGACCAACCAGATAACATCGCGTATGATGTGTGTGGGGTTCCTGACGGGGGGTATCGATGCCTGCCAG GGGGACTCAGGCGGGCCGTTGGTTAGCGTGGAGAACAGCAACAGGCTGTTTCTGGCCGGCGTGGTCAGCTGGGGAGACGGCTGCGCCCAGCGGAACAAGCCAGGAGTCTACACTCGGGTCTCCAAGCTGCGGGACTGGATCAAGCAGCACACGGGGATCTAG